The following proteins come from a genomic window of Corallococcus sp. NCRR:
- the argH gene encoding argininosuccinate lyase, with product MSAQTLGRVSLPPHPVLFRLFYEPGFADDQRTVLPHLLRIDAAHLVMLAHRGILPSETVARLLSVNRDLRLRSDAGELVFETPASHRGLYLTYENEYIHRLGGEVGGSAHVARSRNDINATVTRMRLRTELLSVLASCESLSRTMRTQAYAHAGTVMSSFTHQQPAQPSTFGHYLTAVLSEFVRGTAWLAGSYATVNRSPMGAAAGGGTSFPIDPHEVARLLGFSAPVLNSADAVGSRDFVIQVLGPLALLGTTLTRLANDLQAWASMAYGFLDWPDDLVSTSSIMPQKRNAFVLEHIRGQAVHPTGALMNALMGLKNTPFTNSVEVSGEVSAHLWPALRGTSKALQLMDLLLQHVRVRPDAMRAFLVHADTTMTAVADHLVARHGLAFRTAHDVVARLVARKTGDTPLTAAEARRELEALLLEVTSRAFTLDEAELARALEPATCVEAAAHGGGPAPDSVRLQLAALEDPGLTASLHGWRAKQEDARSQLESAVAAILTASGFPTP from the coding sequence ATGAGCGCCCAGACGCTGGGCCGTGTTTCCCTGCCGCCCCACCCCGTCCTCTTCCGGCTGTTCTACGAGCCGGGCTTCGCGGACGACCAGCGCACGGTGCTGCCGCACCTGCTGCGCATCGACGCGGCGCACCTGGTGATGCTCGCGCACCGGGGCATCCTCCCGTCGGAGACCGTGGCGCGCCTGCTGTCCGTCAACCGAGACCTGCGGCTGCGCTCGGACGCGGGGGAGTTGGTGTTCGAGACGCCCGCGTCGCACCGCGGCCTCTACCTCACGTACGAGAACGAATACATCCACCGGCTGGGAGGCGAGGTCGGCGGCTCCGCGCACGTGGCCCGCAGCCGCAACGACATCAACGCCACCGTGACGCGGATGCGGCTGCGCACGGAGCTCCTGAGCGTGCTCGCCAGCTGCGAGTCCCTGTCGCGCACGATGCGCACGCAGGCGTACGCGCACGCGGGCACGGTGATGAGCTCCTTCACCCACCAGCAGCCCGCGCAGCCCTCCACGTTCGGCCACTACCTGACGGCGGTGCTGTCGGAGTTCGTCCGGGGCACCGCGTGGCTCGCGGGCAGCTACGCGACGGTCAACCGCAGCCCCATGGGCGCCGCGGCCGGCGGTGGCACGTCGTTCCCCATCGACCCGCACGAGGTCGCGCGGCTGCTGGGCTTCTCCGCGCCGGTGCTCAACTCGGCGGACGCCGTCGGTTCGCGGGACTTCGTCATCCAGGTGCTCGGGCCGCTGGCGCTCCTGGGCACCACGCTCACGCGGCTGGCCAATGACCTGCAGGCCTGGGCCAGCATGGCCTACGGCTTCCTCGACTGGCCGGATGACCTGGTGAGCACCAGCTCCATCATGCCGCAGAAGCGCAACGCCTTCGTCCTGGAGCACATCCGGGGGCAGGCGGTGCACCCCACCGGCGCGCTGATGAACGCCTTGATGGGCCTGAAGAACACGCCCTTCACCAACAGCGTGGAGGTCAGCGGTGAAGTCTCCGCGCACCTGTGGCCCGCGCTCCGGGGCACCAGCAAGGCACTCCAGCTCATGGACCTGCTCCTCCAGCACGTGCGCGTCCGCCCGGACGCGATGCGCGCCTTCCTGGTCCACGCGGACACGACGATGACCGCCGTCGCGGACCACCTGGTCGCGCGGCACGGGCTCGCGTTCCGCACGGCGCACGACGTGGTGGCCCGGCTCGTGGCGCGCAAGACGGGCGACACGCCCCTCACCGCCGCGGAGGCCCGGCGCGAGTTGGAGGCGCTGCTGCTCGAGGTCACCTCGCGCGCCTTCACGCTCGACGAGGCGGAGCTGGCGCGCGCGCTGGAGCCCGCCACCTGCGTGGAGGCCGCCGCCCATGGTGGAGGCCCCGCGCCCGACTCCGTCCGGCTCCAGCTCGCCGCGCTGGAGGACCCGGGCCTCACCGCATCCCTCCATGGCTGGCGCGCCAAACAGGAAGACGCGCGCAGCCAGTTGGAGAGCGCCGTCGCCGCGATCCTCACCGCCTCCGGATTCCCGACCCCCTAA